From Streptomyces durmitorensis, a single genomic window includes:
- a CDS encoding carbohydrate ABC transporter permease encodes MTTTDIPAKPARAKSPAPPRQQRGRIRREGAAWVFLSPWVLGAVVLTLLPMAVSLYLSFTDYDLFNAPRWVGLRNYVQMFTEDPRYWRSVGATLMYVVIAVPLQLALALAVALALKSMKRGKSFYRSAFYAPSLLGASMSIALVWRAVFNDGGTVDNLLSDIGIHTGGWVNKPGWALLAVALLTVWQFGAPMVIFLAGLQQIPVELYEAASVDGASRKRQFISITLPMLSPVLFFNLVLQTIQAFQVFTPAFAVSGGKGGPADSTLFYTLYLYDRGFVASHMGYASAMAWVLLLAIGAVTAVLFRTSRSWVFYANEGER; translated from the coding sequence ATGACCACCACCGACATCCCCGCGAAGCCCGCGCGCGCCAAGAGCCCCGCGCCACCGCGGCAGCAGCGCGGCAGGATCCGACGCGAGGGCGCAGCCTGGGTGTTCCTCTCGCCCTGGGTGCTCGGAGCCGTCGTCCTGACGCTGCTCCCGATGGCCGTCTCGCTGTATCTCTCCTTCACCGACTACGACCTGTTCAACGCCCCGCGCTGGGTGGGCCTTCGCAACTACGTCCAGATGTTCACCGAGGACCCGCGCTACTGGCGCTCGGTCGGCGCGACCCTGATGTACGTCGTGATCGCCGTGCCCCTGCAACTGGCGCTCGCCCTCGCCGTCGCGCTCGCCCTGAAGTCCATGAAGCGCGGCAAGTCCTTCTACCGGTCGGCCTTCTACGCCCCTTCGCTGCTCGGCGCCTCCATGTCGATCGCCCTGGTGTGGCGGGCGGTCTTCAACGACGGCGGCACCGTCGACAACCTCCTGTCCGACATCGGCATCCACACCGGCGGCTGGGTCAACAAGCCCGGCTGGGCACTGCTGGCCGTGGCCCTGCTGACGGTCTGGCAGTTCGGAGCCCCCATGGTGATCTTCCTTGCGGGTCTCCAGCAGATCCCCGTCGAGCTCTACGAAGCGGCGTCGGTGGACGGGGCGAGCCGCAAGCGGCAGTTCATCTCCATCACGCTGCCGATGCTGTCACCAGTGCTCTTCTTCAACCTGGTGCTCCAGACCATCCAGGCCTTCCAGGTCTTCACCCCCGCCTTCGCGGTCAGCGGCGGCAAGGGCGGCCCCGCCGACTCCACCCTCTTCTACACGCTCTACCTCTACGACCGTGGCTTCGTCGCCTCCCACATGGGCTACGCCTCCGCCATGGCCTGGGTCCTGCTGCTCGCCATCGGAGCCGTGACCGCGGTGCTCTTCCGCACCTCGCGCTCCTGGGTCTTCTACGCGAACGAGGGGGAGCGATGA
- a CDS encoding carbohydrate ABC transporter permease, with the protein MTTTATTVGRRSFPWRRVALHAGCLAALLVMLYPLAWLVATSLKPADEVIASLNLLPSKLEWSNYSTALDGVDDVSVGRLLSNSLLIAGGAVIGNVLSCSLAAYAFARLRFRFRGPLFAFMIATIMLPHHAVLIPQYIIFNQLGMVNTYWPLILPKFLATEAFFVFLIVQFMRGLPRELEEAARIDGCGPFRSFFLVVLPLTRPALITTAIFTFIWTWNDFFTQLIYLFSPEKFTLTLALRSFVDASSQSAFGPMFAMSVIALLPIVLFFLAFQRFLVEGMANSGVKG; encoded by the coding sequence ATGACCACCACCGCAACCACCGTGGGCCGTCGGTCCTTTCCCTGGCGCCGGGTGGCGCTGCACGCCGGATGCCTGGCCGCGCTCCTGGTGATGCTGTACCCGCTGGCCTGGCTCGTCGCCACCTCGCTCAAGCCCGCCGACGAGGTGATCGCGAGCCTGAACCTGCTGCCGAGCAAGCTGGAGTGGTCGAACTACTCGACCGCCCTCGACGGCGTGGACGACGTGTCCGTCGGACGACTGCTCTCCAACTCCCTGCTGATCGCGGGCGGCGCGGTCATCGGCAACGTACTGAGCTGCTCGCTCGCGGCCTACGCCTTCGCCCGGCTGCGGTTCCGCTTCCGCGGCCCGCTGTTCGCCTTCATGATCGCGACGATCATGCTGCCGCACCACGCGGTCCTGATCCCGCAGTACATCATCTTCAACCAGCTCGGCATGGTGAACACCTACTGGCCGCTGATCCTGCCGAAGTTCCTCGCCACCGAGGCCTTCTTCGTCTTCCTCATCGTGCAGTTCATGCGCGGTCTGCCGCGTGAGCTGGAGGAAGCCGCCAGGATCGACGGCTGCGGCCCGTTCCGGAGCTTCTTCCTGGTCGTCCTGCCGCTCACCAGGCCCGCGCTGATCACCACCGCGATCTTCACCTTCATCTGGACCTGGAACGACTTCTTCACCCAGCTGATCTATCTCTTCTCGCCGGAGAAGTTCACCCTGACACTGGCGCTGCGGTCGTTCGTGGATGCCTCCAGCCAGTCGGCGTTCGGCCCGATGTTCGCCATGTCGGTGATCGCGCTCCTGCCGATCGTGCTGTTCTTCCTCGCCTTCCAGCGCTTCCTGGTCGAGGGCATGGCCAACTCCGGGGTCAAGGGATGA
- a CDS encoding class I SAM-dependent methyltransferase, translated as MADEAYENPRLAALYDPLDADRGDLDVYAAVAAELTAYHVLDVGCGTGTFALLLSDRGLRVTGVEPAAASLDVARSKPGSERVRWIHGDATVLPAMRVDLATMTANVAQAIADPETWEGTLRGIHAALRPGGHLVFETRDPARRAWEEWNRAATHRTVAVEGVGDVETWLDVTDVTWPLVTFRSTVVLTETGETLTSDSTLRFRERDEVTASLTAHGYVVDEVRDAPDRPGRELVFFARRPEVHEDEVSAASSDTSAANVR; from the coding sequence GTGGCAGACGAGGCGTACGAGAACCCGAGGCTTGCGGCGCTCTACGATCCGCTCGACGCGGACCGCGGCGATCTGGACGTATACGCCGCCGTGGCAGCGGAACTGACGGCGTATCATGTACTTGACGTGGGGTGCGGCACGGGCACGTTCGCGCTGCTCCTGTCCGACCGCGGACTGCGGGTGACCGGCGTCGAACCGGCCGCCGCATCGCTCGACGTCGCGCGGTCCAAGCCCGGCAGCGAACGCGTGCGGTGGATCCACGGCGACGCGACCGTGCTCCCCGCGATGCGGGTGGACCTGGCCACCATGACCGCCAACGTGGCCCAGGCGATCGCGGACCCGGAGACATGGGAGGGCACCCTGCGCGGAATCCACGCCGCGCTGCGGCCCGGCGGCCACCTCGTCTTCGAGACCCGCGACCCGGCCAGGCGGGCGTGGGAGGAGTGGAATCGCGCCGCGACCCACCGCACGGTCGCCGTCGAAGGCGTCGGCGACGTCGAGACCTGGCTGGACGTCACCGACGTCACCTGGCCGCTGGTGACCTTCCGCAGCACGGTCGTCTTGACCGAGACGGGCGAGACCCTCACCTCCGACTCGACCCTGCGCTTCCGCGAACGCGACGAAGTGACCGCCTCCTTGACCGCGCACGGCTACGTGGTGGACGAGGTTCGCGACGCCCCGGACCGGCCGGGCAGGGAGCTCGTCTTCTTCGCCCGTCGCCCGGAGGTCCACGAGGACGAGGTCAGCGCAGCGTCATCCGATACGTCAGCGGCGAACGTCCGGTGA
- a CDS encoding discoidin domain-containing protein, giving the protein MRSLPRTARFIAPFLVGVLAAAVPPTAAADIATPRTEEPTTPAPSPHDDWTLTSTRIDAKDTYHAFVGNGYLGQRVPPNGTGYAASDAKTGWPLFTPRYDGSFVSGLYGHNKDTTENRQVAAAIPTWTPLTVSTGGPASETFTSATPASRISHYRQSLDLRRGLVRTELTWTAADGRATDLAYDVLADRDNPHVGAVRLRMTPHWNGSAKVTDRIDGRGARRMTPTGGGARSGGQTMAVGFRTDGTKTEGAVASTLRAGQGVRTGNEQTSAGARKLSAHQSVGVPVRSGRTYEVTKYVGVDTALTSRAPERDAVAASQDAAGRGWDALFSGHTAAWRKLWRSDIEVRGRGEFQSWVRSAQYGLLSSTRTGATNSISPTGLSSDNYAGLVFWDAETWMYPALLAAHPDLAKSVVDYRYRTRAGARANAEKLGHPGLFYPWTSASKGDLKSECHSVDPPHCRTQNHLQSDVALAAWQYYLATKDTHWLRTRGWPVIKGIAEFWADRATRNADGSYSIKDVAGPDEYSNGVDDGVFTNAGAATTLRTAARTAKILGEDAPASWHTVADKLRIPYDKKKQVFQQYDGYKGSVIKQADTVLLMYPLEWPMSKQAAINTLDYYAARTDPDGPAMTDSVHAIDAAAIGEPGCSAYTYLERSIRPFVRGPFDLFSEARGDKAGASDPLSGSPAQNFTTGQGGFLQVFTNGLTGQRMRENSVRLDPMLPPQLSQGVKLDGLHWQGRTYDIAIGAHETTVRLTHGEPFEIETPQGKQVVSQGAPAHIKTRRPDLEPTDNLARCRTAKATSEQPGQYAKAALDGNTATAWVPDTARAGLTADLGKASRISKITPHWTDVKPTKHTVQTSLDGKHWKHWETAAPDAGTARYIRVTFTSKDAKKPAGIQELTVGR; this is encoded by the coding sequence ATGAGGTCCCTCCCCCGCACGGCCCGGTTCATCGCACCCTTCCTCGTGGGTGTGCTCGCCGCGGCCGTTCCCCCCACCGCGGCGGCCGACATCGCGACCCCGAGAACCGAAGAGCCGACGACGCCCGCGCCTTCACCCCATGACGACTGGACGCTGACGTCGACCCGCATCGACGCGAAGGACACCTACCACGCCTTCGTCGGCAACGGCTATCTCGGCCAGCGCGTCCCGCCCAACGGAACCGGCTACGCAGCGTCCGACGCCAAGACCGGATGGCCGCTGTTCACCCCGCGCTACGACGGTTCCTTCGTCTCCGGGCTCTACGGCCACAACAAGGACACCACCGAGAACCGCCAGGTCGCCGCGGCCATCCCCACGTGGACCCCCCTCACGGTGTCCACCGGCGGACCCGCGTCCGAGACGTTCACCTCCGCGACGCCCGCCTCCCGGATCTCGCACTACCGGCAGAGCCTCGACCTGCGCCGCGGCCTGGTGCGGACCGAGCTCACCTGGACGGCCGCCGACGGGCGGGCCACCGACCTCGCCTACGACGTCCTCGCGGACCGCGACAACCCCCACGTCGGCGCCGTACGCCTTCGCATGACCCCGCACTGGAACGGCAGCGCGAAGGTCACCGACCGCATCGACGGCCGCGGCGCCCGGCGCATGACACCCACCGGCGGCGGCGCCCGCTCCGGAGGGCAGACCATGGCCGTGGGGTTCCGCACGGACGGCACGAAGACCGAAGGCGCGGTCGCGTCGACGCTGCGCGCGGGGCAGGGCGTGCGTACAGGAAATGAACAAACCTCAGCCGGCGCCCGCAAGTTGAGCGCCCATCAGTCCGTCGGTGTCCCAGTCCGCTCCGGCCGGACCTACGAGGTCACCAAGTACGTGGGCGTCGACACCGCACTGACCTCCCGCGCCCCCGAGCGCGACGCCGTCGCGGCCTCGCAGGATGCGGCAGGGCGTGGCTGGGACGCGTTGTTCAGCGGCCACACCGCCGCCTGGCGCAAGCTGTGGCGCAGCGACATCGAGGTGCGGGGACGGGGCGAGTTCCAGTCGTGGGTGCGGTCCGCCCAGTACGGACTGCTTTCCAGTACCCGCACGGGCGCGACCAACAGCATCTCCCCCACCGGCCTGAGCAGCGACAACTACGCCGGCCTCGTCTTCTGGGACGCGGAGACCTGGATGTACCCGGCGCTGCTCGCCGCCCACCCCGATCTCGCCAAGTCCGTCGTGGACTACCGCTACCGCACCCGGGCCGGCGCCCGTGCCAACGCCGAGAAGCTCGGCCACCCCGGTCTCTTCTACCCCTGGACCAGCGCGAGCAAGGGCGACCTCAAGTCCGAGTGCCACAGCGTGGATCCGCCGCACTGCCGCACCCAGAACCACCTGCAGAGCGACGTCGCCCTGGCGGCCTGGCAGTACTACCTCGCGACCAAGGACACCCACTGGCTGCGCACCCGCGGCTGGCCGGTGATCAAGGGAATCGCCGAGTTCTGGGCCGACCGCGCAACCCGCAACGCCGACGGCAGCTACTCCATCAAGGACGTCGCAGGGCCCGACGAGTACAGCAACGGCGTCGACGACGGCGTCTTCACCAACGCGGGCGCCGCCACCACCCTGCGCACCGCCGCCCGCACCGCGAAGATCCTCGGCGAGGACGCCCCCGCGAGCTGGCACACCGTCGCCGACAAGCTGCGCATCCCCTACGACAAGAAGAAGCAGGTCTTCCAGCAGTACGACGGCTACAAGGGCTCTGTGATCAAGCAGGCGGACACCGTGCTGCTCATGTACCCGCTGGAGTGGCCGATGTCGAAGCAGGCCGCCATCAACACCCTCGACTACTACGCGGCCCGCACCGACCCCGACGGCCCCGCGATGACCGACTCGGTGCACGCCATCGACGCTGCCGCCATCGGTGAACCCGGCTGCTCCGCGTACACCTACCTGGAGCGTTCCATCCGGCCCTTCGTACGCGGCCCGTTCGACCTGTTCTCCGAGGCGCGCGGCGACAAGGCGGGGGCCTCGGACCCCCTGTCGGGATCCCCGGCACAGAACTTCACGACCGGCCAGGGCGGCTTCCTCCAGGTCTTCACCAACGGCCTGACCGGGCAGCGGATGCGTGAGAACAGCGTGCGCCTCGACCCGATGCTGCCGCCGCAGCTGTCCCAGGGCGTGAAGCTCGACGGCCTGCACTGGCAGGGCCGTACGTACGACATCGCCATCGGGGCCCACGAGACCACCGTGCGCCTCACCCACGGAGAGCCTTTCGAGATCGAGACGCCGCAGGGCAAGCAGGTCGTCAGCCAGGGCGCGCCCGCGCACATCAAGACCCGCCGCCCGGACCTCGAGCCCACCGACAACCTCGCCAGGTGCCGTACGGCGAAGGCGACTTCGGAGCAGCCCGGCCAGTACGCGAAGGCCGCACTCGACGGCAACACCGCCACCGCCTGGGTTCCCGACACCGCCCGCGCGGGACTCACCGCGGACCTCGGCAAGGCCTCCCGGATCTCGAAGATCACCCCGCACTGGACGGACGTGAAGCCGACGAAGCACACCGTGCAGACCTCGCTCGACGGAAAGCACTGGAAGCACTGGGAGACCGCCGCACCGGACGCGGGCACGGCCCGCTACATCCGGGTGACGTTCACCTCGAAGGACGCGAAGAAGCCCGCGGGCATCCAGGAGTTGACCGTCGGCCGATAG
- a CDS encoding GntR family transcriptional regulator, with protein sequence MGHLPQRTLVTPRERLRDQVAHHLRAALISGELRPGEVYSAPVLAEDFGISATPVREAMLDLAREGLVEPVRNKGFRVTEVNERDLDQYTEIRTLIEVPMVGRITRSATRADLERLRPVADEIVRAARDHDLIGYLEADRRFHLSLLALGGNDRLVETVGDLRKRSRLYGLTALDERGRLIPSAQEHIELLDLMVAGDAEGAEQCMTRHLGHVRSLWAHGAKE encoded by the coding sequence ATGGGCCACCTCCCACAGCGCACCCTCGTCACTCCCCGGGAGCGGCTGCGCGATCAGGTCGCCCACCATCTGCGGGCCGCGCTGATATCCGGCGAACTCAGGCCCGGCGAGGTCTACTCGGCGCCCGTTCTCGCCGAGGACTTCGGGATCTCCGCGACGCCCGTGCGCGAGGCGATGCTCGACCTGGCCCGCGAGGGCCTGGTGGAGCCGGTCCGCAACAAGGGCTTCCGGGTCACCGAGGTCAATGAACGCGATCTCGACCAGTACACCGAGATCCGCACGCTCATCGAGGTCCCCATGGTCGGCCGCATCACCCGCTCCGCGACCCGCGCGGACCTGGAGCGGCTGCGCCCCGTGGCCGATGAGATCGTGCGCGCGGCCCGCGACCACGACCTCATCGGCTACCTCGAGGCCGACCGGCGGTTCCACCTCTCCCTGCTCGCACTCGGCGGCAACGACCGGCTCGTCGAGACCGTCGGCGACCTGCGCAAGCGCTCCCGCCTTTACGGACTGACGGCGCTCGACGAGCGCGGCCGGCTGATCCCGTCGGCCCAGGAGCACATCGAGCTCTTGGACCTGATGGTGGCGGGCGACGCCGAGGGCGCGGAGCAGTGCATGACCCGCCATCTCGGGCATGTGCGCTCATTGTGGGCGCACGGCGCCAAGGAGTAG
- a CDS encoding collagenase: protein MHQPRTLRRSVVAAAISVTLCATAAPIAGADAATPDPRPAAASPAASGPEAPSPSDRVDRRGSAPKSATWKLPAPGALTDGRVPGPRTKKAKATADVPRATVGKKSVPCTLDGVTGLSPAQFVDFLADPAVTADGCLRGLVWTWDQRLAPVMSRAHIQAVSRRATQLAASHDGTNGSHLLEMFTYLHAVSYQAFSHDEVDIGDPATLAAMRGAVDAFGTAARAFDVTRSNAETLREALTAASATGLRQHQLPLVKRVLATMDAAHPDTAQDASWGGAALSALSLNYLGVYPGNQDAAFRAAVAADASYRAAFKVFGGYVHLKGRTNAWVVRDAVSEYGRFGQIDALRAEIVAGLGPLLDTTARNFGDGSAPWAKVVTWLIEFDACKPYKVCRDDIERRLFPQTYAYDEGGMKVRTALDRDTVDQLYYASKQVKAQFHRVVGTQEPLGGDPNTTLNTVLYASRADYENFHPLLTGMGTDNGGVYIERGATFYTYQRRVPQDSSLTLEELFRHEYTHYLNGRWAVPGFFGEGPWYEGDRTTAMDEGTAEFFDGATRDDGIKVRKSLIQGIIDDTANGGPRMSVDQLLHATYDGDGFRFYDYAGAFFEFLWTERPALIKEMYRHLRSDDPGAFDAWRDRLGRDTGLQSAYDAFLDKQIAHVDDLFVPDTQYVPVGQLRDSTADQVRTSFTATTGITPDCRSTSAPARPRFVCTGRITANLGDAADPDLVFKDMSETVDAFILDRAAGGDNNLTDMNCAFGEVDIWTDGRAGTADYSCEGPLRG, encoded by the coding sequence GTGCACCAACCCAGAACCCTGCGCAGATCCGTGGTCGCCGCGGCGATATCCGTGACGCTGTGCGCCACTGCCGCGCCGATCGCCGGCGCGGACGCCGCCACTCCCGACCCGCGCCCGGCCGCCGCCTCACCCGCCGCGTCGGGACCCGAGGCGCCGAGCCCGTCCGACCGGGTCGACCGCCGAGGCAGCGCGCCGAAGTCCGCCACCTGGAAGCTTCCGGCCCCGGGCGCGCTCACCGACGGCCGTGTGCCCGGCCCGCGTACGAAGAAGGCGAAGGCCACGGCCGACGTGCCCCGCGCCACCGTCGGCAAGAAGTCGGTGCCGTGCACCCTCGACGGCGTCACCGGCCTGTCGCCCGCGCAGTTCGTCGACTTCCTCGCCGACCCGGCCGTGACCGCCGACGGCTGTCTGCGCGGACTCGTCTGGACCTGGGACCAGCGCCTCGCCCCGGTCATGTCGCGCGCACACATCCAGGCCGTCTCCCGGCGCGCCACCCAGCTCGCCGCATCCCATGACGGCACCAACGGCAGTCACCTGCTGGAGATGTTCACGTACCTGCACGCGGTCTCCTACCAGGCCTTCTCGCACGACGAGGTCGACATCGGCGACCCGGCGACCCTGGCCGCCATGCGCGGGGCCGTGGACGCCTTCGGGACGGCCGCCCGCGCCTTCGACGTCACGCGCTCCAACGCCGAGACACTCCGTGAGGCACTGACTGCGGCCAGCGCGACAGGGCTGCGCCAGCATCAACTTCCGCTCGTCAAGCGGGTCCTGGCGACGATGGACGCCGCCCACCCCGACACCGCCCAGGACGCTTCCTGGGGCGGCGCCGCCCTCTCGGCACTCAGCCTGAACTACCTCGGCGTCTACCCCGGCAACCAGGACGCCGCCTTCCGTGCCGCGGTGGCGGCCGACGCTTCCTATCGCGCCGCCTTCAAGGTGTTCGGCGGGTACGTCCACCTCAAGGGCAGGACCAACGCCTGGGTGGTGCGCGACGCGGTGAGCGAGTACGGCCGGTTCGGCCAGATCGACGCCCTGCGTGCCGAGATCGTCGCCGGGCTCGGCCCGCTCCTCGACACCACCGCCCGTAACTTCGGTGACGGCAGCGCGCCGTGGGCGAAGGTCGTCACCTGGCTCATCGAGTTCGACGCCTGCAAGCCGTACAAGGTGTGCAGGGACGACATCGAGCGCCGCCTCTTCCCGCAGACCTACGCGTACGACGAGGGAGGAATGAAGGTCCGCACCGCCCTCGACCGCGACACCGTCGACCAGCTCTACTACGCGAGCAAGCAGGTCAAGGCCCAGTTCCACCGCGTCGTCGGCACCCAGGAGCCGCTCGGCGGCGACCCCAACACCACCCTGAACACCGTCCTGTACGCCTCGCGCGCCGACTACGAGAACTTCCACCCGCTCCTGACCGGCATGGGCACCGACAACGGCGGGGTCTACATCGAGAGGGGAGCGACCTTCTACACCTACCAGCGGCGCGTGCCCCAGGACTCCTCGCTGACGCTCGAGGAGCTGTTCCGTCACGAGTACACGCACTACCTCAACGGCCGCTGGGCGGTGCCCGGATTCTTCGGTGAGGGGCCGTGGTACGAGGGCGACCGGACGACCGCGATGGACGAGGGCACCGCGGAGTTCTTCGACGGCGCCACGCGCGACGACGGCATCAAGGTCCGCAAGTCGCTGATCCAGGGCATCATCGACGACACCGCGAACGGCGGCCCGCGCATGAGCGTGGACCAGCTGCTGCACGCCACCTACGACGGGGACGGCTTCCGCTTCTACGACTACGCGGGCGCGTTCTTCGAGTTCCTGTGGACCGAACGACCCGCGCTGATCAAGGAGATGTACCGCCACCTGCGCTCAGACGACCCGGGAGCCTTCGACGCCTGGCGCGACCGCCTCGGCCGTGACACCGGGCTCCAGAGCGCCTACGACGCCTTCCTCGACAAGCAGATCGCGCACGTCGACGACCTGTTCGTCCCCGACACCCAGTACGTCCCCGTCGGGCAGCTGCGCGACAGCACGGCCGACCAGGTCCGCACCTCGTTCACCGCGACGACCGGCATCACGCCCGACTGCCGCTCCACCAGTGCCCCCGCGCGCCCGCGGTTCGTGTGCACCGGACGGATCACCGCGAACCTCGGCGACGCGGCCGACCCGGACCTCGTCTTCAAGGACATGTCCGAGACCGTCGACGCCTTCATCCTCGACCGGGCGGCGGGCGGCGACAACAACCTCACCGACATGAACTGCGCCTTCGGAGAGGTGGACATCTGGACCGACGGGCGCGCCGGTACAGCGGACTACTCCTGCGAGGGTCCCCTGCGCGGCTGA
- a CDS encoding alpha/beta hydrolase family protein: MRLHVFSRPVVRAALAAAVATAGLLGTGLAPGAQAAADNPYERGPEPSVSSIEASRGSYAVSQTNVSSLSVSGFGGGTVYYPTSTADGTFGAVVISPGFTAYQSSIAWLGPRLASQGFVVFTIDTLTTLDQPSSRGRQLLSALDYLTKTSSVRSRIDASRLGVMGHSMGGGGTLEAAKSRTSLKAAIPLTGWNTDTTWPELRTPTLVVGADGDTVAPVASHSEPFYRSLPSSLDKAYLELNGATHFTPNSSNTTIAKYSISWLKRFIDNDTRYEQFLCPLPQPSLTIEEYRGNCPHTS, encoded by the coding sequence GTGCGCCTGCACGTCTTCTCCCGCCCCGTGGTGCGGGCCGCTCTGGCCGCCGCGGTCGCCACCGCAGGACTCCTGGGCACCGGCCTCGCGCCCGGCGCCCAGGCCGCCGCCGACAATCCCTACGAACGCGGCCCCGAACCGTCCGTCTCCAGCATCGAGGCCTCGCGCGGCTCCTACGCCGTCTCGCAGACCAACGTCTCGTCGCTGAGCGTGTCCGGCTTCGGCGGCGGCACCGTCTACTACCCGACGTCCACCGCCGACGGCACCTTCGGCGCGGTCGTCATCTCCCCGGGCTTCACCGCCTACCAGTCGAGCATCGCCTGGCTGGGCCCGCGGCTCGCCTCGCAGGGCTTCGTGGTCTTCACCATCGACACCCTCACCACGCTCGACCAGCCCTCCAGCCGGGGGCGCCAACTCCTCTCCGCCCTTGACTACTTGACCAAGACGAGCTCGGTGCGGAGCCGGATCGACGCCTCCCGGCTCGGCGTGATGGGGCACTCCATGGGCGGCGGAGGAACCCTGGAAGCCGCCAAGAGCCGTACCTCGCTGAAGGCGGCGATCCCGCTGACCGGCTGGAACACCGACACGACCTGGCCCGAGCTGCGGACCCCGACGCTCGTCGTCGGCGCCGACGGCGACACCGTAGCCCCTGTCGCGAGCCACTCCGAGCCGTTCTACCGGTCGCTGCCCAGCTCCCTGGACAAGGCGTACCTGGAGCTCAACGGCGCCACCCACTTCACACCGAACTCGTCCAACACGACGATCGCGAAGTACAGCATTTCCTGGCTGAAGCGGTTCATCGACAACGACACCCGCTACGAGCAGTTCCTCTGCCCGCTGCCGCAGCCGAGCCTGACGATCGAGGAGTACCGGGGCAACTGCCCACACACCTCCTGA